A single Candidatus Saccharimonadales bacterium DNA region contains:
- the murJ gene encoding murein biosynthesis integral membrane protein MurJ, whose amino-acid sequence MNGLLARANRSLKVEHAAGLLAASALVSGLLGLLRYRLLAAHFGIGTALDAYNVAFIVPDFMFFVLTSGALSVTFIPVLNERLNKGNKKSAWELSSSLINFLALITFVASLFIIIFAEPLVHYVVAPGLSPQTRFLAASMMRIIAVNPFLFSISSVLTSMQQAAGRFFFFALAPSLYSLGIIFGIIYLAPHVGVMGVAYGVVIGSIIQLLAAGVGMWHLGFEYRSKISWRNLGFRRVLMLLPARSIDQGIDYFNTMVEVNLASRLQIGGAIASFSYAMQLALQPITLIGVAISTAVFPKLTERINQGRRDLFRKDFRSILRVIIWLALPIAVIAFFTRGYLVRLLVANGDPTIAALLGFLVIYIFFRCMYPIVSRAYYAHQDVRTPLYTSLAAIAINIGLAVWLARPSTMGIYGLAVAESLDAVFELAVLFFILIKRYPGILDSDFINAVFRMISASGLTGIVTYAMVAYFFPLRISDAGFVVLVPKFIAIVGFSFVAYLLFSFIFRITEVQPVIERIVRFIFAGFDQKNRKIPNA is encoded by the coding sequence ATGAATGGTCTACTCGCTCGTGCGAATCGCAGTCTAAAGGTAGAGCATGCGGCGGGATTACTGGCTGCCTCGGCCCTTGTTTCGGGCCTGCTCGGTCTTCTGCGCTACCGTTTGCTTGCCGCCCATTTTGGGATAGGCACGGCCCTTGACGCCTACAACGTCGCCTTCATTGTGCCGGACTTCATGTTTTTCGTTCTGACTTCGGGAGCTCTCAGCGTCACCTTCATCCCAGTCCTGAATGAACGCCTCAACAAAGGCAATAAGAAGTCGGCTTGGGAACTCTCGTCGAGCTTGATCAATTTCCTAGCCCTTATCACCTTCGTCGCCAGCCTGTTTATTATCATCTTTGCCGAACCACTCGTTCATTACGTGGTTGCGCCAGGTCTCTCGCCACAGACGAGATTCTTAGCTGCCTCGATGATGCGCATTATTGCCGTCAACCCGTTCCTCTTCTCGATCTCTAGTGTTCTGACAAGCATGCAACAGGCTGCCGGCCGGTTCTTCTTCTTTGCCCTAGCCCCATCGCTCTACAGCCTCGGAATCATCTTCGGAATCATCTATCTTGCCCCACACGTCGGAGTTATGGGTGTCGCCTACGGTGTGGTTATCGGCTCGATAATCCAGCTGCTGGCAGCGGGAGTCGGCATGTGGCATCTCGGTTTCGAGTATCGCTCCAAGATTTCTTGGCGCAACCTCGGTTTTCGCCGCGTCTTAATGCTGCTTCCGGCCCGCTCGATTGACCAGGGCATCGACTACTTCAACACTATGGTTGAAGTGAACCTGGCCTCTCGCCTGCAGATCGGCGGCGCTATCGCCTCGTTCAGCTATGCTATGCAGCTGGCTTTGCAGCCGATCACACTGATCGGGGTGGCCATCTCGACCGCCGTCTTTCCCAAACTGACCGAGCGAATTAACCAAGGCCGTCGCGATCTCTTTCGCAAGGATTTCAGGTCGATCCTGCGGGTTATCATCTGGTTAGCGTTGCCAATCGCAGTGATCGCTTTCTTCACCCGTGGTTATCTAGTTCGTCTGCTCGTCGCTAACGGAGATCCAACGATTGCCGCATTGCTCGGCTTTCTGGTGATATATATCTTTTTCCGCTGTATGTACCCGATTGTCTCTCGGGCGTACTATGCGCATCAGGATGTCCGGACTCCTCTCTATACCTCGTTAGCTGCCATTGCTATAAACATCGGTTTGGCTGTCTGGCTGGCTCGCCCATCGACGATGGGTATCTATGGTTTGGCTGTAGCTGAGTCTCTCGACGCTGTCTTTGAGCTGGCAGTTCTCTTCTTCATCCTGATCAAACGTTACCCTGGGATTCTCGACTCTGACTTTATCAACGCAGTCTTTCGGATGATCTCCGCTTCGGGTCTGACTGGCATTGTCACCTACGCCATGGTGGCCTACTTCTTCCCGCTCCGTATCTCTGACGCTGGTTTCGTCGTCCTTGTCCCAAAGTTTATTGCCATTGTCGGTTTCAGCTTCGTGGCCTATCTACTGTTCAGTTTCATCTTCCGGATAACAGAAGTGCAGCCGGTCATCGAACGGATCGTCCGATTCATCTTCGCTGGGTTTGACCAGAAGAACCGGAAGATCCCGAATGCCTAA
- the ftsH gene encoding ATP-dependent zinc metalloprotease FtsH, whose translation MPTMPKKSLSPSPGNRTRTALFWSLLIAIALLIVAVYKPAQHEPTIPISTVVQEANEGKISQITQNGDMLQVQFKNGNKAQSVMDSTASLAQQGLNINKTKLTIQEPSKAGDYMVLALEILIPGAIMLLFFFVLMRQAQGQSNQALGFGKSRARLYGGDKEKVTFNEVAGNNEAKEDLQEVVEFLKYPKKFQAVGAKIPKGVLLVGPPGTGKTLLARAVAGEAGVPFFSISGSEFVEMFVGVGASRVRDLFAKAKKNAPCIIFVDEIDAVGRRRGSGMGGGHDEREQTLNQILVEMDGFEKGDNVIVLAATNRADVLDPALLRPGRFDRRVNIELPDRKDREAILRVHFRNKPIDSTVDLNSLSAKSAGSSGADLENIANESAIIAARHNRKFITNNDVTEAFERVAIGPQRKTKVMSDKEKEITAYHEGGHALVGHVLPDSDLVHKITIIPRGGTGGVTWFIPPEDKSYHSIVEYKDVLARMLGGRIAEKVVYGEEFVTTGAGSDLQKATDLAREMVIEQGMSKKLRDQVFHDDGGNIVFDRITHSRPYSEETAREIDDEVASLIKEAARRAELVIKANRKILDKLKDALLAKETIDADAAVKLMHDAKMPKEAALY comes from the coding sequence ATGCCCACCATGCCCAAGAAATCTCTTTCACCATCGCCCGGAAATAGGACGCGAACGGCCCTATTCTGGTCGCTTCTAATTGCCATTGCCTTACTCATCGTAGCCGTCTATAAGCCGGCCCAGCATGAACCAACCATCCCTATCTCGACCGTCGTTCAAGAGGCCAATGAAGGCAAGATCTCCCAGATCACTCAGAACGGGGACATGCTGCAGGTTCAGTTCAAGAACGGTAACAAGGCCCAGTCAGTCATGGACTCAACCGCCAGCCTGGCGCAGCAGGGTCTAAACATCAACAAGACTAAGCTGACCATTCAAGAACCATCCAAAGCGGGAGACTATATGGTCCTTGCCCTTGAGATTTTGATCCCAGGTGCTATTATGCTGCTCTTCTTCTTTGTCCTTATGCGTCAAGCGCAGGGCCAGAGTAACCAGGCGCTTGGTTTCGGTAAGTCCCGCGCTCGACTCTACGGGGGTGACAAAGAGAAAGTAACCTTCAACGAAGTCGCCGGCAACAACGAAGCCAAGGAAGATCTTCAGGAGGTAGTCGAGTTTCTAAAGTATCCCAAAAAATTCCAAGCGGTTGGCGCCAAGATACCGAAGGGCGTATTGCTCGTTGGTCCTCCCGGGACTGGTAAGACGCTCCTCGCCCGAGCCGTCGCAGGTGAGGCGGGTGTGCCATTCTTTAGTATTTCCGGTTCAGAATTTGTTGAAATGTTTGTCGGTGTCGGTGCCAGTCGTGTCCGTGACCTCTTCGCCAAAGCCAAGAAGAACGCACCATGCATCATCTTTGTAGACGAGATCGACGCAGTTGGACGTCGTCGAGGCTCAGGTATGGGCGGTGGCCATGACGAACGGGAACAGACCCTCAATCAGATCCTGGTTGAGATGGATGGCTTCGAAAAAGGTGACAATGTCATCGTCTTGGCAGCCACCAACCGGGCCGATGTTCTTGACCCGGCACTGCTTCGACCGGGACGGTTTGACCGGCGAGTCAATATCGAGCTACCGGATCGTAAGGATCGTGAAGCAATTCTTCGAGTTCACTTCCGCAACAAGCCGATCGACAGCACAGTCGATCTGAACTCACTGTCAGCTAAGAGTGCCGGTTCGTCTGGTGCCGATCTCGAAAACATAGCCAACGAGTCAGCTATTATCGCCGCTCGCCACAATCGCAAGTTCATCACCAACAACGATGTCACTGAAGCGTTTGAGCGTGTCGCCATTGGCCCACAGCGCAAGACCAAGGTAATGAGCGACAAAGAGAAAGAGATTACCGCTTACCACGAAGGTGGTCACGCTCTGGTCGGCCACGTTCTACCGGATAGCGACCTGGTTCACAAGATCACCATCATTCCTCGTGGTGGTACTGGCGGTGTTACCTGGTTTATCCCGCCCGAAGATAAGAGCTACCACTCAATTGTTGAGTATAAGGATGTTTTGGCGCGAATGCTCGGCGGCCGTATCGCAGAAAAGGTTGTCTACGGCGAAGAGTTCGTCACGACCGGTGCCGGCAGTGATCTTCAGAAGGCGACTGACCTTGCTCGAGAGATGGTCATTGAGCAAGGTATGAGTAAGAAGCTTCGCGACCAGGTCTTCCACGATGACGGTGGTAACATTGTCTTCGACCGCATCACGCATTCTCGTCCGTACTCTGAAGAGACGGCTCGGGAGATTGACGATGAAGTGGCATCTCTCATTAAGGAAGCTGCAAGACGGGCTGAACTGGTCATAAAAGCCAATCGTAAGATTCTCGATAAACTCAAAGACGCCCTTCTGGCTAAAGAGACGATTGACGCCGACGCAGCTGTTAAGTTGATGCACGACGCTAAGATGCCCAAAGAGGCGGCTCTCTACTAG